In a single window of the Coregonus clupeaformis isolate EN_2021a chromosome 10, ASM2061545v1, whole genome shotgun sequence genome:
- the LOC121575961 gene encoding kelch domain-containing protein 7A-like, with amino-acid sequence MPIADLLGVQFDMQLLGKLTCSVAAVLLISWVYRFYSSRGKAAKPQLYVRLPPDRPTEAPIGTCLNCKMELRPQSIAKHDTSSDGDKQPGHSQISPVSDDLTPDNTNTGTGEGEVTQIEEAGKFTNIKEMAALQEESNVEEDNSLELETDIPVFVEEAEIKTSNCMFGSILKLPDPNDSGLASPSGRRSPCFLQRLEGSVGLGVSRELRQDLGLQGAYSSFLSKAEITVEDANLVMEGPGDQSVVRGKIYEYYVESSSHSITDSILGQFEGNSLDSQSVKFGSRGSSLTESPSSLSPIIMRDLVLPQSPVERPFSPISPAPTPPIKPGLIRKESYLTAAEHSELLIPSLIPRASTPLRPHSQAYSSGDPSPVSPLSPCTDTRGPSAWEEPSLETIAGARFVNLLPENIAQSSELQSLKAKLDLGNCMEVLELSKKNGQAPLQQAALRVMSDNYLQVLRDPGLYGMLRAGERDEIQKQRMRGRQFLVAANMDPQDWVGSSPQGTKTEQRATNKPSSGLYYYDDYIDSWHPLCPIPQEVISKGCAVCTMDNYLFVAVGGCQQGADREMKPSKRVFCYNPITSIWKEISPMNESRPHCKLAGLQGCIYAIGGECLSTVERYDPRSDRWTFVAPLPNDTFAVAHHVTVCNGELFVLGGTLRYTLLSYNPKNNVWRKSAITGSKVRTTEIVGVRNFLYRFDVNPQLGISVYRYHTVARLWYECCTKRLAHCPAFQCVVVDDTIYCISRQFTMRFLADEISPSFVADDLSVLSAAKGILFPFVLSLPDKKALQTSV; translated from the coding sequence ATGCCCATAGCAGATCTGCTGGGTGTCCAGTTCGACATGCAACTGCTGGGGAAGCTGACGTGTTCCGTGGCCGCTGTGCTGCTCATCTCTTGGGTTTACAGGTTCTACAGCTCCAGGGGTAAAGCAGCTAAACCCCAGCTCTATGTGAGGCTTCCTCCAGACAGGCCCACTGAAGCACCCATTGGAACCTGTCTGAACTGCAAGATGGAACTGCGACCTCAAAGCATAGCCAAACATGACACCAGCAGTGATGGGGACAAACAGCCTGGCCACTCACAGATTAGCCCTGTGAGTGATGACCTGACACCTGACAACACCAATACAGGGACAGGGGAAGGAGAAGTGACCCAGATTGAAGAAGCCGGCAAGTTCACAAACATTAAGGAAATGGCTGCATTGCAGGAGGAATCAAATGTAGAGGAAGACAACAGCTTGGAGTTGGAGACAGATATCCCCGTGTTTGTTGAGGAGGCTGAGATTAAGACCAGTAATTGTATGTTTGGATCCATCTTGAAACTCCCTGATCCTAATGACAGTGGTCTGGCCAGCCCATCAGGCCGTCGATCCCCTTGCTTTCTGCAGAGGCTTGAGGGCAGTGTGGGGCTGGGGGTCAGCAGAGAGCTGAGGCAGGACCTGGGGCTCCAGGGGGCCTACTCCAGCTTCCTCTCCAAGGCAGAGATCACAGTGGAGGATGCCAACCTTGTGATGGAAGGACCTGGGGACCAGAGCGTTGTGCGGGGAAAGATCTATGAATACTATGTGGAATCTTCCTCGCACTCCATCACAGACTCCATATTGGGTCAGTTTGAGGGGAATTCACTGGACTCACAGTCAGTGAAGTTTGGAAGCCGTGGCAGCAGCCTCACTGAGTCTCCCTCGTCCTTAAGCCCCATCATCATGCGTGATTTGGTTTTACCACAGAGTCCTGTTGAGAGGCCATTCTCCCCAATTAGTCCGGCGCCCACACCTCCCATCAAGCCGGGTCTCATACGCAAGGAGAGCTACCTCACAGCGGCTGAACATTCAGAGCTCCTGATCCCCTCTCTGATACCCAGAGCCTCGACCCCATTGAGGCCCCACTCTCAGGCCTATTCATCAGGGGATCCCAGCCCTGTCAGTCCCCTTAGTCCCTGCACAGACACCAGGGGCCCCAGTGCATGGGAGGAGCCCAGCCTAGAAACCATAGCTGGGGCCAGATTTGTAAATCTGCTTCCAGAAAACATAGCTCAGAGCTCAGAGTTACAGAGCTTAAAGGCCAAGCTTGATTTGGGTAACTGCATGGAGGTGCTGGAGCTGTCTAAGAAGAATGGGCAGGCCCCACTGCAGCAGGCAGCCCTCAGAGTGATGTCTGACAACTACCTCCAGGTCCTCAGGGACCCAGGCCTGTATGGGATGCTGAGAGCAGGCGAGCGGGATGAGATCCAGAAACAGCGTATGAGAGGAAGGCAGTTCTTAGTGGCAGCCAACATGGACCCTCAGGACTGGGTGGGGAGTAGTCCTCAAGGGACAAAAACAGAGCAGCGAGCCACCAACAAGCCATCCAGTGGTCTCTACTATTATGATGATTATATAGACAGCTGGCACCCACTGTGTCCCATCCCACAGGAAGTCATCTCCAAAGGCTGTGCCGTGTGCACTATGGACAACTACTTATTTGTAGCAGTGGGGGGCTGCCAGCAGGGCGCAGACAGAGAGATGAAACCTTCCAAGAGAGTGTTCTGCTACAACCCTATAACGTCCATTTGGAAAGAGATCAGTCCTATGAATGAGTCCAGGCCCCACTGCAAACTGGCAGGCCTTCAGGGCTGCATCTATGCCATCGGAGGGGAGTGTCTGTCTACCGTAGAGCGCTATGACCCCCGCTCCGACAGATGGACTTTTGTGGCCCCACTGCCCAACGATACATTTGCTGTGGCCCATCATGTCACGGTGTGCAATGGGGAACTCTTTGTTCTAGGGGGAACACTGAGATACACACTGTTGAGCTACAACCCAAAAAACAATGTGTGGAGGAAGAGCGCAATAACGGGAAGCAAAGTGAGGACCACCGAGATAGTGGGCGTAAGAAACTTTCTGTATCGCTTCGATGTCAACCCACAGCTAGGCATCAGTGTGTATCGCTACCACACTGTGGCACGACTATGGTATGAGTGCTGCACCAAACGCCTCGCCCACTGCCCTGCCTTCCAGTGTGTTGTTGTGGACGACACCATCTACTGCATAAGCCGCCAGTTCACCATGAGGTTCCTGGCTGATGAGATCTCTCCGAGCTTCGTAGCGGACGATTTGAGTGTCCTCTCTGCAGCTAAGGGCATCCTTTTCCCCTTCGTACTCTCCCTTCCTGATAAGAAAGCTCTCCAGACCAGCGTGTGA